Proteins from one methanogenic archaeon mixed culture ISO4-G1 genomic window:
- a CDS encoding methylated-DNA-protein cysteine methyltransferase, whose product MRGNCIFSFLTLVGTISITEDGEGMITGVYLPCSNLPAMDQCETPALKEAAAQINEYLAGKRKEFDLDLRYDGSDFRSRVMEELNRIPYGEVRTYKQIAEQIGYPNSYRAVGTACAENPMPILVPCHRVVPSSGDIGNYSGGVSLKRKLLTLEGVDIDRLPFADR is encoded by the coding sequence ATGCGCGGGAATTGCATCTTCTCCTTTCTGACCCTTGTCGGGACGATCAGCATCACTGAGGACGGTGAGGGCATGATCACCGGAGTGTACCTTCCCTGCAGCAACCTGCCGGCCATGGACCAGTGCGAGACCCCTGCCCTGAAGGAGGCCGCGGCTCAGATCAACGAGTATCTGGCCGGGAAGAGGAAGGAGTTCGACCTGGATCTCCGTTACGACGGTTCCGATTTCAGGTCCAGGGTGATGGAGGAGCTGAACAGGATCCCGTACGGAGAGGTCCGCACCTACAAGCAGATCGCGGAGCAGATAGGGTATCCGAATTCCTATCGTGCGGTCGGGACTGCATGCGCCGAGAACCCCATGCCCATACTCGTGCCCTGCCACAGGGTCGTGCCCTCGTCCGGGGACATAGGCAACTATTCCGGAGGGGTGTCGCTGAAGAGGAAGCTTCTGACCCTGGAGGGTGTGGACATTGATCGATTACCGTTCGCTGATCGATGA
- a CDS encoding GNAT family acetyltransferase, which translates to MKVSYPDLIGILSATEGLSLVPGGEERSMTRFCGESYRGYPCFKYTLPEGYDADCVSEICALQIIACKDAITVSAEGHGVLSVYPPGAKVSTAKFVLKGGFGLVRKCGLKILGRLTSYENYCVGMMKRHIDADTWYIANLAVDPLYQNRGLARKMLDPFFDYFDEIGSSAYLETHSASNVPFYEHFGFELVETGKLPGTDVTHYGMLRTPKR; encoded by the coding sequence ATGAAAGTATCCTATCCGGACCTCATCGGAATCCTGTCCGCTACCGAAGGGCTCTCACTCGTTCCGGGCGGAGAGGAGCGCTCCATGACCCGGTTCTGCGGCGAAAGTTACCGTGGATATCCCTGCTTCAAATACACGTTGCCGGAAGGATACGATGCGGACTGCGTCTCGGAGATCTGTGCTTTACAGATCATCGCCTGCAAAGATGCCATCACCGTATCGGCAGAAGGGCATGGGGTGCTCTCCGTATATCCTCCGGGAGCCAAGGTGAGCACCGCAAAGTTCGTTCTAAAGGGAGGGTTCGGTCTGGTCAGGAAATGCGGTTTAAAGATTCTGGGCAGGCTGACATCCTATGAGAATTACTGCGTGGGTATGATGAAGAGGCACATCGATGCGGATACTTGGTACATCGCGAACCTGGCCGTCGACCCCTTATATCAGAACAGGGGCCTGGCAAGAAAGATGTTGGATCCTTTCTTCGATTACTTCGATGAGATCGGGTCCTCTGCATATCTGGAGACACATTCCGCATCTAACGTCCCCTTCTACGAGCATTTCGGTTTCGAATTGGTCGAAACCGGAAAGCTCCCCGGCACCGATGTAACGCATTACGGGATGCTCAGAACGCCCAAACGCTGA
- a CDS encoding rubrerythrin, with protein MELKGSKTEANLMAAFAGESQARNKYTYFASQAKKEGYEQIADIFLETAENEKEHAKIWFKQLHDGKIPKTVENLKAAAEGENYEYTTMYKEFAETAKAEGFVEIAKLFEMVGDIEKEHEQRYLALLKNIEEGVVFKKDKVVMWKCRNCGYIHVGEEAPVVCPVCKHAQSFFEVRATNW; from the coding sequence ATGGAACTAAAAGGATCCAAGACAGAGGCCAACCTTATGGCCGCATTCGCAGGTGAGAGCCAGGCGAGGAACAAGTACACATATTTCGCATCCCAGGCCAAGAAAGAGGGCTACGAGCAGATCGCAGACATCTTCCTTGAGACCGCAGAGAACGAGAAGGAGCACGCCAAGATCTGGTTCAAACAGCTCCACGACGGAAAGATCCCCAAGACAGTCGAGAACCTTAAGGCCGCAGCGGAGGGAGAGAACTACGAGTACACCACAATGTACAAGGAGTTCGCGGAGACCGCGAAGGCAGAAGGTTTCGTCGAGATCGCTAAGCTCTTTGAGATGGTCGGAGACATCGAGAAGGAGCACGAGCAGAGATACCTGGCACTTCTGAAGAACATCGAGGAAGGCGTCGTATTCAAGAAGGACAAGGTCGTCATGTGGAAATGCCGCAACTGCGGATACATCCACGTCGGCGAGGAAGCCCCCGTGGTCTGTCCCGTCTGCAAACACGCCCAGTCCTTCTTCGAGGTCAGGGCAACCAACTGGTGA
- a CDS encoding hexapeptide repeat-containing acetyltransferase, which yields MSDRNVDPELERLIADLNAGKTTTSESGQSVLRKYAREAQMVTARMNTGFHEEDELRELMSELIGKDVPDDFCLFPPIYADFGKNITIGKGVFINSGCCFQDQGGISIGDGCFIGHQVVFATIDHSLEPEHRHDNYVSPIRLGKNVWVGSHATILRGVNIGDNAVIAAGAVVNRDVPANTVVGGVPAKVIKQIG from the coding sequence ATGAGCGACAGGAATGTGGATCCCGAGCTGGAAAGGCTGATAGCGGATCTGAATGCTGGAAAGACCACAACGAGCGAGAGCGGACAGAGCGTGCTGAGGAAATACGCCCGTGAAGCACAGATGGTCACGGCCAGGATGAACACGGGATTCCACGAGGAAGATGAACTGCGCGAACTGATGTCCGAACTCATAGGGAAGGATGTTCCGGACGACTTCTGCCTGTTCCCGCCGATCTACGCCGATTTCGGAAAGAACATCACGATCGGCAAAGGCGTTTTCATCAACTCGGGGTGCTGTTTCCAGGACCAGGGCGGCATATCCATAGGAGACGGATGTTTCATCGGGCATCAGGTGGTGTTCGCAACGATCGACCACAGTCTGGAACCCGAGCACAGGCATGACAACTACGTCTCCCCGATAAGACTGGGGAAGAACGTATGGGTGGGCTCCCATGCCACGATCCTGCGCGGAGTGAATATCGGCGACAATGCCGTGATAGCGGCCGGTGCTGTAGTGAACAGGGATGTGCCCGCTAACACGGTGGTCGGGGGAGTCCCGGCTAAGGTCATCAAGCAAATCGGATGA
- a CDS encoding KH-domain/beta-lactamase-domain protein, which translates to MNVDKLFETLTAEVRRLVPSDMGISAIKFEGPVVVVYTNDYEKFSADDSLARTIAQNIHRRVDIRPDPSTLEDADKVEEKIRSMIPKKAEIFDINFVEETGEAIVEAINPSEVVGKEGKLLTELRKESGWNVKVIRAPPIPSKTVSDVRGYLRANHDERQEMLSYVARRIARPKLEGEQWVRVTAMGGFRQVGRSCSLLTTRESKILIDCGLDPSSDSTPYFAIPEAQPLSDIDAVVITHAHLDHCGTLPALFKYGYKGPVYCTPPTRDLMALLQLDNIKLGFGEDKKTPYDASHVRQEILHTITLKYNETTDIAPDVRLTFHNAGHILGSAIAHFHIGDGLHNVAFSGDTKYEKTWLFNPANNRFPRLETLVIESTYGGHNDVTPTRAEASEEMGNLLQRATAKGGKVLIPVFAVGRSQEVMLVIEEQMRQGKIPKCPVYLDGMIWEATAIHTAYPEYLNSSLRTQIFQQNENPFLSPIFKRVETADMREEICHSPDPCIVLATSGMMSGGPVMEYFREWADDENNWLLFVGYQSEGSIGRTIQRGRSEITLSMKGKPIDLQIKMQRVTVDGFSGHSDRKQLMRYISSLEPKPNKIIIGHGEDKKCTDFASSIYKKFGIETKAPQNLETIRLR; encoded by the coding sequence ATGAACGTAGACAAGCTATTCGAAACCCTCACCGCAGAGGTCAGGAGACTGGTACCTTCAGACATGGGTATCTCGGCTATCAAGTTCGAGGGCCCGGTGGTTGTAGTGTACACGAACGATTACGAGAAGTTCTCGGCCGACGACAGTCTTGCAAGGACCATTGCCCAGAACATCCACCGCAGGGTCGACATCAGACCGGACCCCTCGACGCTGGAGGATGCGGACAAGGTTGAGGAGAAGATCAGGAGCATGATCCCCAAGAAGGCGGAGATTTTTGACATCAACTTCGTCGAGGAGACGGGAGAGGCCATAGTCGAGGCCATCAACCCCAGCGAGGTCGTCGGGAAGGAAGGGAAGCTGCTGACCGAGCTCAGGAAGGAATCCGGATGGAACGTAAAGGTCATCAGGGCGCCGCCGATCCCCTCGAAGACGGTTTCGGATGTCAGGGGATATCTCCGTGCCAACCACGACGAGAGGCAGGAGATGCTGTCCTACGTCGCCAGGAGGATCGCTAGGCCCAAGCTCGAGGGAGAGCAGTGGGTCAGGGTCACCGCCATGGGAGGATTCAGGCAGGTCGGGAGGTCATGTTCCCTGCTCACCACGAGGGAGTCCAAGATCCTCATCGACTGCGGTCTGGACCCGTCGTCCGATTCCACACCATATTTCGCGATCCCGGAGGCACAGCCGCTCTCCGACATCGACGCGGTCGTCATCACGCACGCCCACCTGGACCACTGCGGTACCCTTCCGGCGCTGTTCAAATACGGATACAAGGGGCCGGTGTATTGCACGCCGCCCACCAGGGACCTCATGGCCCTGCTCCAGCTGGACAACATCAAGTTGGGATTCGGGGAGGACAAGAAGACCCCGTACGACGCATCCCACGTGAGGCAGGAGATCCTGCACACGATCACTCTCAAGTACAACGAGACCACGGACATCGCACCCGATGTCAGGCTCACGTTCCACAACGCGGGGCACATTCTGGGTTCCGCCATCGCCCACTTCCACATCGGGGACGGGCTCCACAACGTCGCGTTCTCCGGTGATACGAAGTACGAGAAGACATGGCTGTTCAATCCGGCCAACAACAGGTTCCCCAGGCTGGAGACCCTGGTCATCGAGTCCACCTACGGAGGGCACAACGACGTCACACCCACGAGGGCGGAGGCATCCGAGGAGATGGGTAACCTGCTCCAGAGGGCGACCGCCAAGGGCGGAAAGGTCCTGATCCCGGTCTTCGCGGTGGGAAGGTCCCAGGAGGTCATGCTCGTCATCGAGGAGCAGATGCGCCAGGGCAAGATCCCGAAGTGCCCCGTCTATCTCGACGGAATGATCTGGGAGGCCACGGCCATCCATACGGCATATCCTGAATATCTCAACAGCTCGTTGAGGACGCAGATCTTCCAGCAGAACGAGAACCCCTTCCTGTCACCGATCTTCAAGAGGGTCGAGACAGCGGACATGAGGGAGGAGATATGTCACTCGCCGGACCCGTGCATCGTGCTCGCCACATCCGGTATGATGTCCGGAGGACCGGTCATGGAGTACTTCCGCGAGTGGGCCGACGACGAGAACAACTGGCTCCTGTTCGTCGGATACCAGTCCGAGGGATCCATCGGAAGGACGATCCAGAGGGGACGCAGCGAGATCACGCTCAGCATGAAGGGCAAGCCCATCGACCTGCAGATCAAGATGCAGAGGGTCACAGTGGACGGATTCTCCGGTCACTCCGACAGGAAGCAGCTCATGAGGTACATTTCGTCTCTTGAACCCAAGCCGAACAAGATCATCATCGGCCACGGCGAGGACAAGAAGTGTACCGATTTCGCCTCGTCCATCTACAAGAAGTTCGGAATCGAGACCAAGGCCCCCCAGAACCTCGAGACGATCAGACTGAGATGA
- a CDS encoding proteasome beta subunit: MTEDTLKTGTTTIGLKLKDGVILATDQRATMGNLIADNHCQKVFPLAENLGMTIAGGVGDAQLLIRYLQSEISIYKMKKGAPMSVQTAAVMIGNILRQGFYVAPLVGGYDASGGHIFSVDMAGGVLEDNYTSSGSGSVFALGSLEASYKPNMTKDEGINCAITALNSSRRRDNYSGDGFLVSYIGPKGYEEISREEIISRCEKLGFKYPN; the protein is encoded by the coding sequence ATGACTGAGGATACTCTTAAGACCGGTACGACCACAATCGGATTGAAACTGAAGGACGGAGTCATTCTGGCTACGGATCAGAGGGCCACCATGGGCAACCTGATCGCCGACAACCACTGCCAGAAGGTGTTCCCCCTCGCAGAGAACCTCGGTATGACCATCGCGGGAGGCGTGGGCGACGCCCAGCTGCTCATCCGCTACCTCCAGAGCGAGATCTCGATATACAAGATGAAGAAGGGCGCACCCATGTCCGTCCAGACTGCTGCCGTTATGATCGGCAACATTCTCCGCCAGGGATTCTACGTGGCTCCTCTGGTCGGCGGATACGACGCCAGCGGAGGACACATCTTCAGCGTCGACATGGCTGGAGGCGTCCTCGAGGACAATTATACATCCTCGGGATCCGGATCTGTGTTCGCACTCGGATCGCTCGAGGCATCCTACAAGCCCAACATGACCAAGGACGAGGGAATCAACTGTGCCATCACAGCCCTCAACTCCTCCAGGAGGAGGGACAACTACTCGGGAGACGGGTTCCTTGTGTCCTACATAGGGCCCAAGGGTTACGAGGAGATATCCCGCGAGGAGATCATCTCCCGCTGCGAGAAGTTGGGATTCAAGTACCCCAACTGA